From a region of the Verrucomicrobiia bacterium genome:
- a CDS encoding type II secretion system protein, translated as MKTAHAKGFTLIELLVVIAIISVLAAMLLPALSRAKQLARRTSCISQLKQQGIAWRIYLDDERRFPDRRDLKSSLPGGFKPWTTGWPDKSDPRAGWAALVLSNQLPSVSVWNCPGAQLASFADAEQAVQHVHSASNAPTVRYWMWRFDRIDDPIPDDNFWGRSEHDAFMRVKDAGNPTVGIPNGPSEVELTVDVYFPAPIPAVPASMKGRSAHAGGRNRLMLDGHVQWLKDARTPRN; from the coding sequence ATGAAAACGGCGCACGCGAAGGGCTTCACTCTTATCGAATTGCTCGTCGTCATTGCCATCATCTCGGTTCTCGCGGCGATGCTTCTCCCCGCGCTTTCGCGGGCAAAACAACTGGCGCGCCGCACAAGCTGCATTTCCCAGCTGAAACAACAAGGCATTGCCTGGCGAATCTACCTCGACGACGAACGACGTTTCCCTGACCGCCGCGATCTCAAATCCTCGCTGCCGGGCGGTTTCAAACCGTGGACGACAGGATGGCCTGACAAGAGTGACCCTCGCGCGGGGTGGGCCGCATTGGTGTTGAGCAATCAACTGCCTTCCGTCTCAGTCTGGAATTGTCCCGGAGCGCAACTGGCGTCGTTCGCGGATGCAGAACAGGCGGTGCAGCACGTTCACTCTGCTTCAAACGCGCCCACAGTTCGCTATTGGATGTGGCGATTCGATCGCATCGATGACCCGATTCCCGACGATAACTTCTGGGGTCGCAGCGAGCATGATGCATTTATGCGGGTGAAGGACGCTGGCAATCCCACGGTTGGAATTCCGAATGGCCCCTCCGAAGTGGAACTCACAGTTGACGTCTATTTTCCTGCGCCCATTCCTGCAGTTCCCGCCTCGATGAAAGGGCGCAGCGCCCATGCAGGCGGGCGCAATCGCCTCATGCTGGACGGTCATGTTCAATGGCTGAAAGATGCGCGAACGCCGCGCAACTGA
- a CDS encoding PQQ-dependent sugar dehydrogenase — protein sequence MIRKLSAAALLLIGCSPAFSADVTQFFNQNCANCHGRNLEGGQAPSLLTENWKHGNDDASIAHSIREGYVTNGMPSFKAALSEAEIRAMVVLIREKRAYAQREQANFARPSTDQRVASKEHAFQVKTVAERLRTPWSIAFLPDKRMLVTELPGGLRIIDNGEVQPAVEGTPRVRASGQGGLLAVGVHPQYSSNGWIYLSYADGLSNGSALTVVVRGRIKENRWTDQETIFRADEKFYKRGGVHFGSRFVFTDTGHLFFSIGERGDKENAQDLSRPNGKVHRVFDDGRVPQDNPFVNQPGAYPTIWSYGNRNPQGLAAHPVTGDLWETEHGPRGGDELNVIRPGVNYGWPLITYGMDYNGTPITALTAKEGLEQPIIHWTPSIAVCGIGFYTGDKFPRWKNNLFVTSLAAQELRRVVIDGRKVTSQEILFKDIGRIRDVVTGPDGALYLAMNGPDRIIRLEPAE from the coding sequence ATGATCCGTAAGCTTTCTGCAGCGGCCTTGCTGCTTATCGGCTGTTCGCCTGCCTTCAGCGCGGACGTCACTCAATTCTTCAACCAAAACTGCGCCAATTGCCACGGCCGCAACCTGGAAGGCGGACAGGCGCCCAGCCTGCTCACCGAGAACTGGAAGCACGGCAACGATGACGCAAGCATCGCGCATTCAATCCGCGAAGGGTATGTGACCAACGGAATGCCGTCGTTCAAGGCCGCCCTCAGCGAGGCCGAGATTCGTGCAATGGTGGTGCTCATCCGCGAGAAGCGCGCCTATGCGCAGCGGGAGCAAGCGAACTTTGCGCGCCCCTCAACCGATCAACGCGTTGCCAGCAAGGAACACGCGTTCCAAGTCAAGACCGTGGCGGAACGATTACGAACGCCCTGGTCCATCGCCTTCTTGCCCGACAAGCGCATGCTCGTGACTGAACTTCCCGGCGGATTGCGAATCATCGACAACGGCGAAGTGCAGCCTGCAGTCGAAGGCACCCCGCGAGTCCGGGCCAGCGGCCAGGGCGGTTTGCTCGCCGTGGGAGTTCATCCGCAATACTCAAGCAACGGCTGGATTTATTTGTCTTACGCCGACGGCTTGAGCAACGGCAGCGCCCTCACCGTGGTCGTCCGCGGCCGCATCAAAGAGAACCGTTGGACGGATCAGGAAACAATCTTTCGCGCCGACGAGAAATTCTACAAACGCGGCGGCGTCCACTTCGGCAGCCGATTCGTCTTCACTGACACTGGGCATCTGTTCTTCAGCATCGGAGAAAGGGGCGACAAAGAAAATGCGCAAGACCTGTCCCGCCCCAACGGCAAGGTCCACCGCGTGTTCGATGACGGCCGCGTCCCACAGGACAATCCATTCGTCAACCAGCCGGGCGCCTACCCAACAATCTGGAGTTACGGCAACCGCAATCCTCAGGGCCTCGCTGCGCATCCCGTCACTGGAGATCTCTGGGAAACCGAACATGGCCCGCGCGGAGGCGATGAACTGAACGTGATCCGCCCCGGAGTCAATTACGGGTGGCCGCTGATCACATACGGCATGGATTACAACGGCACCCCAATCACCGCCCTTACCGCGAAAGAAGGACTCGAACAGCCGATCATCCACTGGACTCCATCAATCGCAGTTTGCGGCATTGGGTTCTACACGGGAGACAAATTTCCGCGTTGGAAAAACAACCTCTTCGTGACTTCACTCGCCGCGCAAGAACTTCGGCGCGTTGTTATTGATGGCCGGAAAGTCACATCGCAGGAAATTCTTTTCAAGGACATCGGCCGCATTCGTGATGTGGTCACGGGTCCCGACGGCGCGCTGTATCTTGCCATGAATGGACCCGATCGCATCATTCGATTGGAACCCGCAGAGTAA
- a CDS encoding ATP-binding protein produces the protein MTNHPTLMVPATSSFSVRSDELFEEQKQSVIRHTDRLFFWLLICQWIASVFITLLLSPQAWEGRTSSIHVHVIASIVLGGLITSVPVFFAWKFPGQALTRHAVAIGQMLMAALLVHLTGGRIETHFHFFGSLAILAFYRDWRVLLSASAVVIIDHIARGLVWPESVFGVASASLWRSAEHGAWVAFEVAFLVISIRKSVSEMRIVAERQARLEELNNAIEAQVAHRTAQLTREIEERTQADSRLREQERQLRHTQQVARLGGWEWDLIRDSVTWSEEASKLYGQSPQDLGVTMEKCMQRVHPDDLGRCRAIMGEALRTGQPFVCDHRALLPDGTEHVIQGRGEVLRNETGQPIKMFGTVQDITETRRAEEALRQSEERLRQSQKMEAVGRLAGGVAHDFNNLLTVITGYCGMMLHKLHPSHPLRKNAEEISRAAERASALTHQLLAFSRKQVLQTRVLDLNEIVKGMEKMLRRLIGEDVELQTRYQGDLWAVKADPGQLEQVIMNMVVNGRDAMPRGGELVITTENVTFEKAMHFRNRALEAGDYVLFCIRDSGVGMTDEVKSHLFEPFYTTKGVGKGTGLGLATCFGIVSQSGGDIHVTSEPNVGTTFKVYLPRTLEAMESNSKNGHSPFLPKGAETVVVVEDDPTVREFTASVLRECGYAVQEAGTAVEALPLISANRTPDLVVTDVIMPQMSGKELYNQLREQEIKTRVLFISGYTDDALSDLGVLDGDLSFLSKPFTPAKLAQKVRDVLDTAVAPAA, from the coding sequence ATGACGAACCACCCCACTCTGATGGTTCCGGCGACGAGTTCGTTCTCTGTACGCTCGGACGAATTGTTCGAGGAACAGAAGCAGTCTGTGATTCGGCACACCGACCGGCTGTTCTTCTGGCTGTTGATATGCCAATGGATTGCAAGCGTGTTCATCACGCTCCTGCTCTCTCCGCAGGCCTGGGAAGGACGCACCAGCAGCATTCATGTCCATGTGATCGCGTCCATTGTGCTCGGCGGATTGATCACCAGCGTTCCGGTTTTTTTCGCGTGGAAATTTCCCGGGCAGGCGCTCACCCGGCATGCCGTTGCAATCGGCCAGATGCTCATGGCCGCCCTGCTGGTTCACCTCACGGGTGGACGGATTGAAACGCATTTCCATTTCTTCGGGTCCCTCGCCATCCTGGCTTTCTACCGCGACTGGCGGGTGCTCTTGTCGGCGTCCGCGGTTGTCATCATTGATCACATTGCGCGCGGGTTGGTATGGCCTGAATCGGTCTTCGGCGTCGCATCGGCATCCTTGTGGCGATCCGCCGAGCATGGCGCATGGGTTGCCTTCGAAGTGGCATTCCTCGTCATCTCCATTCGAAAAAGCGTTAGCGAGATGCGCATCGTCGCGGAACGCCAGGCGCGCCTCGAAGAATTAAACAATGCCATCGAAGCACAGGTCGCGCATCGCACCGCCCAACTGACCCGCGAAATCGAGGAACGGACTCAGGCAGACTCCCGCTTGCGCGAGCAGGAACGCCAACTCCGTCACACCCAGCAAGTCGCCCGGCTCGGCGGTTGGGAATGGGATCTCATTCGCGATTCTGTCACCTGGTCTGAAGAAGCGAGCAAACTGTACGGCCAGTCGCCCCAGGACCTCGGCGTCACCATGGAAAAGTGCATGCAACGCGTGCATCCCGACGACCTCGGCCGCTGCCGTGCAATCATGGGCGAAGCATTGCGAACCGGCCAGCCGTTCGTCTGCGATCATCGCGCGTTACTGCCGGATGGCACCGAACACGTGATCCAGGGACGCGGCGAAGTTCTGCGCAACGAAACAGGCCAGCCGATTAAAATGTTTGGCACGGTCCAGGACATCACCGAAACCCGGCGAGCCGAGGAAGCATTGCGTCAGAGCGAGGAACGCCTGAGGCAATCGCAAAAGATGGAGGCCGTCGGACGCCTTGCTGGAGGAGTTGCCCACGACTTCAACAACCTCCTGACAGTCATCACAGGCTATTGCGGCATGATGCTGCACAAGCTTCATCCGAGTCATCCGCTGCGGAAGAATGCCGAGGAGATCAGCCGCGCTGCCGAGCGTGCCAGCGCCCTGACGCACCAATTGCTCGCCTTCAGCCGCAAGCAGGTCCTTCAAACGCGAGTCCTTGACCTCAACGAGATCGTCAAGGGCATGGAAAAAATGCTCCGACGATTGATTGGCGAGGACGTCGAATTGCAAACCCGGTATCAAGGCGATCTCTGGGCGGTCAAAGCAGACCCCGGCCAGCTGGAGCAGGTCATCATGAACATGGTGGTCAATGGACGCGACGCAATGCCGCGCGGCGGAGAACTCGTGATCACTACTGAAAATGTGACTTTCGAAAAGGCGATGCATTTCCGAAACCGGGCGCTGGAGGCTGGCGATTATGTCCTGTTCTGCATACGCGATTCCGGTGTCGGCATGACCGACGAGGTGAAGTCACATCTCTTTGAACCCTTCTACACCACGAAGGGCGTGGGCAAAGGAACCGGCCTGGGCCTCGCAACCTGCTTCGGAATCGTATCGCAGAGCGGCGGCGACATCCATGTCACCAGCGAACCCAACGTCGGCACAACGTTCAAGGTCTATCTCCCCCGCACGTTGGAAGCGATGGAGTCCAACTCGAAGAATGGGCATTCACCATTCCTTCCCAAAGGCGCGGAAACAGTGGTTGTCGTCGAGGACGATCCGACTGTCCGGGAATTCACAGCGTCCGTGCTGCGCGAATGCGGCTATGCGGTGCAGGAAGCAGGCACCGCGGTGGAAGCGCTGCCCCTGATCTCCGCGAATCGCACTCCCGATCTTGTCGTGACGGATGTCATCATGCCGCAGATGAGCGGCAAGGAGCTTTATAACCAGCTTCGCGAACAGGAAATCAAAACGCGCGTTTTGTTCATCTCAGGCTATACAGACGACGCATTGAGCGATTTGGGCGTACTGGATGGCGACCTTTCGTTCCTTTCAAAGCCGTTCACGCCCGCAAAGCTCGCGCAGAAGGTGCGCGATGTCCTCGACACCGCAGTCGCTCCCGCCGCGTAG
- a CDS encoding DUF11 domain-containing protein, with amino-acid sequence MQSYIKAFTVLRFLGPLAIFFIATTFPARAQLLIFDARVSHTNTLINTPILYSLDFTNNSGLVQNVVITNRFSAPIVLTDFGTNLFNTVISVESNQIVAVAQVPLGQGGFVDLQVTSTNATVLTNFVTFSLPATNFPGVQLVTTFTNAPIVISDLAVTVTAPSAPVLVNDQFSYFVTVTNRSGTAATGVQLTNTLPAGITFRNTSAANQPIINVGDLAANAGRRFQLFVRATSAGSKTVSAAAGMSGGSDTNAANNAASATFTVDALVTGQLIATNASDMVLNFQNALMEQTVRLVNISSSNAASARLIINNLQHPLRNAAGTNSGTPFVAYAAPLAPGEGVNLVLQYFVPARVAFDVPNDSYVAVATSTYNVNVPVPSAVTITNIVQLPSQDVMIEFPATPGRTYTIYYSSAMDFPDARAAIPPIVAQTSKVQWIDDGPPKTISAVNSTTNRFYRVLLNP; translated from the coding sequence ATGCAGTCTTACATCAAGGCGTTTACAGTTCTCCGATTCCTCGGTCCGCTGGCGATATTTTTCATCGCAACCACATTCCCAGCGCGGGCGCAACTCCTCATATTTGACGCGCGCGTCTCGCACACGAACACACTGATCAACACGCCAATTCTCTACAGCCTCGATTTTACGAATAATTCCGGCCTGGTGCAGAACGTGGTGATCACCAACCGCTTTTCCGCGCCCATCGTTCTCACTGACTTCGGGACCAATCTTTTCAACACTGTCATCTCCGTGGAATCGAATCAGATCGTGGCCGTCGCACAAGTTCCCTTGGGGCAAGGCGGGTTTGTCGATCTCCAGGTCACCTCCACGAATGCCACGGTTCTGACGAACTTCGTCACCTTCAGCCTCCCCGCCACGAATTTTCCGGGCGTGCAGCTGGTCACCACCTTCACGAACGCACCCATTGTTATCAGCGATCTCGCCGTCACAGTCACCGCGCCCTCCGCTCCCGTTCTCGTGAACGACCAATTCAGCTATTTCGTCACGGTTACCAATCGAAGCGGCACTGCCGCTACAGGTGTTCAACTTACCAACACGCTGCCCGCTGGCATCACCTTCCGAAACACCTCCGCTGCCAACCAGCCCATTATCAACGTGGGCGACCTCGCGGCTAATGCAGGACGGCGGTTCCAGTTGTTTGTTCGCGCCACCAGCGCAGGCTCCAAAACCGTTTCAGCTGCGGCAGGAATGTCAGGCGGATCCGACACCAACGCCGCAAACAACGCTGCCAGCGCGACCTTTACCGTCGATGCTCTCGTGACTGGTCAATTGATTGCGACGAATGCCTCCGACATGGTGCTTAACTTTCAGAATGCGCTCATGGAGCAGACTGTCCGGCTGGTAAACATCAGCTCGTCGAACGCGGCGTCTGCCAGGCTCATCATCAACAACCTGCAGCATCCGCTTCGAAACGCCGCCGGAACGAACAGCGGCACGCCGTTCGTTGCCTACGCGGCGCCGCTTGCGCCAGGCGAAGGTGTGAATCTCGTACTCCAATACTTTGTGCCCGCTCGCGTGGCGTTCGATGTTCCGAACGACAGCTATGTTGCTGTTGCGACTTCCACCTACAACGTCAATGTGCCCGTGCCATCCGCTGTCACGATCACCAACATTGTTCAGCTTCCCTCGCAGGACGTGATGATTGAGTTTCCCGCCACGCCGGGCCGGACCTATACGATTTATTACAGCAGCGCCATGGACTTCCCAGACGCAAGAGCCGCGATTCCTCCGATTGTCGCGCAGACGTCCAAGGTGCAATGGATTGATGACGGTCCCCCGAAAACCATCAGCGCCGTCAACTCGACCACCAACCGATTTTACCGCGTGCTCTTGAATCCCTAA
- a CDS encoding ATPase, T2SS/T4P/T4SS family has translation MGLVTPEQFEEHGKSWRVAVENGSQESLLTFICRERGIAEDVFLQKLAQALGWPYLEVAKLEVPQQARTRISTKVAFQYSVLPTNVTDNAVQVAVSNPFDTAMLNSVRFDARAPVEFALAPKAEIEKALKKYYGVGAETLDEMGATEDEPLELLIDKEITEGDQEASVIKFVNQVIWEAYKDRATDIHLEPQEDELRIRYRIDGILHQTPMPPQLKRFQASILSRIKVMSGMNIAEKRLPQDGRINVRIKGEEIDIRVSTVPTVYGESTSLRLLSRGKIFLSLDKLGFAPNDESAIRELIVKPHGILLVTGPTGSGKSTSLYAMLSTINSVHKRIITIEEPVEYELKGINQIAVRPEIGLTFAMGLRHILRQDPNVIMVGEIRDLETAEIAIRAALTGHLVFSTLHTNDAPSAFTRLIDMGIEPFLVASSVEAIMAQRLVRTICPHCKTEQKVEPNYLKRIGFPEDEIPTAKFWYGAGCEQCRQLGYQGRLAIYELLLLNEQLRPLILSRAAASTIAARALEQGMRSLRIDGWNKVRNGITTIEEVLRVTQIEEHLDALMEDKTEILANLSK, from the coding sequence ATGGGCCTGGTGACTCCCGAGCAATTCGAGGAGCACGGCAAGTCATGGCGGGTGGCGGTCGAGAATGGCTCACAGGAATCGCTTCTCACGTTCATTTGCAGGGAACGCGGGATCGCTGAAGACGTATTCCTGCAGAAACTTGCGCAAGCGCTCGGCTGGCCGTACCTCGAAGTCGCCAAGCTGGAAGTCCCCCAACAGGCGCGCACCCGCATCTCGACCAAGGTCGCGTTTCAATATTCCGTCCTGCCCACCAACGTCACGGACAACGCAGTCCAGGTGGCTGTCAGCAATCCCTTCGACACTGCAATGCTCAACTCGGTGCGCTTTGATGCCCGCGCGCCGGTCGAGTTTGCACTCGCTCCCAAGGCTGAAATTGAAAAGGCGCTGAAGAAGTATTACGGCGTCGGCGCTGAGACTCTCGACGAAATGGGCGCAACGGAAGACGAACCGCTCGAGCTGCTCATCGACAAGGAAATCACCGAGGGCGACCAGGAAGCCAGCGTCATCAAGTTCGTGAACCAGGTGATCTGGGAAGCTTACAAGGATCGCGCGACTGATATTCACCTCGAGCCGCAGGAAGACGAGTTGCGCATTCGTTACCGCATCGACGGCATCCTGCATCAGACCCCGATGCCTCCGCAGCTCAAGCGTTTCCAGGCATCGATCCTATCGCGCATCAAGGTGATGAGCGGGATGAACATCGCCGAGAAGCGCCTGCCGCAGGACGGACGCATCAATGTGCGCATCAAGGGCGAGGAAATTGACATTCGTGTTTCGACCGTGCCGACGGTTTATGGCGAGAGCACGTCGCTGCGGCTGCTGTCGCGCGGAAAGATTTTCCTGAGCCTGGACAAGCTGGGCTTCGCTCCGAATGACGAGTCGGCCATTCGCGAATTGATCGTCAAGCCGCACGGTATTTTGCTCGTGACGGGGCCGACGGGTTCAGGCAAGTCGACGTCGCTGTATGCGATGCTTTCCACGATCAACTCGGTTCACAAGCGTATCATCACGATTGAAGAGCCCGTGGAATATGAGTTGAAAGGGATCAATCAAATTGCGGTGCGGCCGGAAATTGGGCTGACGTTCGCGATGGGATTGCGCCATATCCTGCGGCAGGACCCGAATGTGATCATGGTGGGCGAAATCCGCGACCTTGAAACAGCGGAGATTGCGATTCGCGCAGCGCTGACGGGTCACTTGGTCTTTTCGACGCTGCACACGAACGACGCGCCCAGCGCGTTCACCCGCTTGATCGACATGGGCATTGAGCCATTCCTGGTTGCATCATCGGTGGAGGCCATCATGGCCCAGCGTCTCGTCCGCACCATTTGCCCGCACTGCAAGACGGAGCAGAAGGTTGAGCCGAATTATCTGAAGCGCATTGGCTTTCCTGAGGACGAAATTCCCACGGCAAAGTTTTGGTATGGCGCGGGTTGCGAGCAATGCAGGCAGCTCGGCTACCAGGGCCGCCTGGCAATCTATGAACTGCTGTTGCTCAACGAGCAGCTGCGCCCGCTGATCCTCAGCCGCGCGGCGGCGTCCACGATCGCGGCGCGAGCGCTGGAGCAGGGGATGCGCTCGTTGCGCATCGACGGCTGGAACAAGGTTCGCAACGGGATCACCACGATCGAGGAAGTGTTGCGCGTGACGCAGATCGAGGAACATCTGGACGCGCTGATGGAAGACAAAACGGAAATCCTCGCAAATCTTTCCAAATGA
- a CDS encoding secretin N-terminal domain-containing protein, translating into MKTIVPIFLLVFVVSCIQSTRKAEPAATVAVEEPTFQESAAVEPVAAPALIDTPPITAPPAIEVPAETPVTEEPQAEVVPPGSTAAQVAPPAGRVPGAAPAATAAEGAPPAAGETLSDPEQIIPAGMIDFRNTPLEQVLTVYSELVNRTLLRPSTLPASQITLTTRTALTKREAVQALDSVLGLNGIAMINVDEKFVKAVAQPQAVQEAAPPDTRRAAELPEFGPVLTHVVQLKYTKPAEVVPALQPFAKLNSILPVESTQILVLRDYTENIKRMLEMIERIDIVVPGEFVSEVIPIKYAKAAEIADALNSLSGSGGGSTSIGRSTGSTRPAVGNTSGGLNRPGGLGGVGGYNQANPMQSGGIGGIGGAAGSAPGSSFTDRLRNIVQRAAASGDLEILGKTKMIADERSNSLLIFASRADMDMIKTVVAKLDVVLSQVLIETVIMDVNMGNTLNYGVTAGQHPKTNALGTIGGVYNNGGSLGTLANFFGGVSTNGGGSAFPQSSGLTYMGRYKGDLDVVVTAAATDSRINVVQKPRILTSHATPGSIFVGSTVPYVTSTYYGGGFGGGPSSSYQQLQVGIGLTVTPYINPEGLVVMQIDETIDEVSGSIPITGVGEVPTTTSRKLSAEVAVNDGDTILLGGFIRNSSNKSDSGVPLLKDIPLLGALFSSKNNSKARNELLVLMRPTVLKTPEIAAMATVQEKKSMPGISNAEAEVQEIERLELEKEEKRAAARRRAAEQRQNQR; encoded by the coding sequence ATGAAAACCATTGTTCCGATTTTTCTCCTGGTATTTGTCGTCTCCTGCATTCAAAGCACGCGCAAGGCGGAACCCGCCGCAACAGTTGCCGTGGAAGAGCCCACGTTCCAGGAGTCCGCCGCCGTTGAGCCTGTGGCCGCGCCCGCGTTGATTGACACGCCGCCCATTACGGCACCGCCTGCAATCGAGGTTCCCGCAGAAACTCCAGTAACTGAGGAGCCGCAGGCGGAAGTCGTACCGCCAGGCAGCACGGCCGCGCAGGTGGCTCCACCGGCGGGGAGGGTTCCCGGCGCGGCACCCGCTGCCACCGCCGCGGAAGGCGCTCCCCCCGCAGCCGGTGAGACGCTTTCCGACCCCGAACAAATCATTCCCGCGGGCATGATTGATTTCAGGAATACTCCGCTGGAACAGGTTTTGACTGTGTATTCAGAACTGGTCAATCGCACGCTGCTCCGTCCTTCCACGCTCCCGGCATCACAAATCACACTGACAACGCGAACAGCTTTGACGAAACGCGAAGCCGTGCAGGCGCTGGACAGCGTGCTCGGCCTCAACGGAATTGCGATGATCAACGTGGATGAAAAATTCGTGAAGGCGGTCGCGCAACCACAGGCCGTGCAGGAAGCCGCGCCGCCCGACACGCGCCGCGCAGCGGAGTTGCCTGAGTTCGGGCCGGTCCTCACGCACGTGGTCCAATTGAAGTACACGAAACCGGCGGAGGTCGTTCCCGCGTTGCAGCCCTTCGCGAAATTGAACTCCATCCTTCCCGTTGAAAGCACACAGATCCTCGTCCTGCGCGATTACACCGAAAATATCAAGCGCATGCTCGAAATGATCGAGCGGATCGATATCGTCGTGCCGGGAGAATTCGTGTCCGAAGTGATTCCCATCAAGTACGCCAAGGCAGCGGAAATTGCTGATGCATTGAACAGCCTGAGCGGCAGCGGCGGCGGCAGCACAAGCATTGGCCGCAGTACCGGAAGCACGCGGCCCGCAGTTGGCAACACCTCTGGCGGACTCAACCGCCCTGGCGGACTCGGTGGCGTCGGCGGCTACAACCAGGCAAATCCTATGCAGTCGGGTGGGATCGGCGGGATTGGCGGAGCCGCGGGATCAGCGCCCGGAAGCAGCTTCACCGATCGCCTGCGCAACATCGTGCAGCGCGCGGCGGCGTCGGGCGACCTCGAGATCCTTGGGAAGACGAAGATGATTGCCGATGAACGCAGCAACTCACTCCTGATCTTCGCGTCACGCGCTGACATGGACATGATCAAGACGGTCGTGGCAAAGCTCGACGTCGTGCTTTCGCAGGTGTTGATCGAAACGGTGATCATGGATGTGAACATGGGCAATACGCTGAATTACGGCGTGACAGCAGGGCAGCATCCGAAGACGAATGCGCTGGGAACCATCGGTGGCGTTTACAACAACGGCGGCTCGCTGGGAACGCTTGCGAATTTCTTTGGCGGGGTTTCGACCAACGGCGGAGGGAGTGCCTTTCCTCAATCTTCGGGCCTCACCTACATGGGCCGTTACAAAGGCGACCTGGACGTGGTGGTGACCGCTGCGGCGACGGATTCGCGCATCAACGTCGTCCAAAAACCGCGCATCCTGACATCGCATGCCACACCCGGCTCGATCTTTGTCGGAAGCACCGTTCCTTACGTGACCAGTACTTACTACGGCGGCGGTTTCGGCGGCGGCCCGAGCTCGTCCTACCAGCAATTGCAGGTCGGCATCGGGCTCACCGTTACGCCTTACATCAATCCTGAGGGATTGGTGGTGATGCAGATCGATGAAACCATCGACGAAGTGAGTGGCTCGATTCCGATTACCGGCGTCGGCGAAGTTCCCACCACCACGAGCCGCAAGCTTTCGGCCGAAGTGGCTGTGAACGATGGCGACACCATTCTTCTCGGCGGCTTCATTCGCAATTCATCCAACAAAAGCGATTCGGGCGTGCCTTTGTTGAAGGACATTCCGTTGTTAGGCGCGTTGTTCAGCAGCAAAAACAACTCGAAGGCGCGCAACGAGTTGCTCGTCTTGATGCGGCCTACCGTGCTGAAGACTCCTGAAATTGCGGCAATGGCAACCGTCCAGGAAAAGAAGAGCATGCCTGGCATCAGCAATGCCGAGGCCGAAGTGCAGGAGATCGAGCGCCTAGAGTTGGAGAAGGAAGAAAAGCGCGCTGCCGCCCGGCGCCGGGCCGCAGAGCAGCGGCAGAACCAGCGCTGA
- a CDS encoding MaoC/PaaZ C-terminal domain-containing protein, whose product MNARYFEDYQLDSTRDTTGRTITEADIVLHAGQTGDFYPHHMDAEWCRTQPFGQRIAHGTLIFSVAVGMTAGEINPVAFSYGYDRLRFIKPVFIGDTIHSRVTIREKREHKKPEFGIVVEALEVLNQRGETVLACEHLLMVERASRAEKPA is encoded by the coding sequence ATGAACGCACGATATTTTGAAGACTATCAGCTCGATTCGACCCGCGACACCACGGGCCGCACGATCACTGAGGCCGACATCGTTTTGCACGCTGGGCAGACGGGGGATTTTTACCCGCACCACATGGACGCCGAATGGTGCCGCACGCAGCCTTTCGGCCAGAGGATCGCGCACGGCACATTGATCTTCAGCGTTGCCGTCGGAATGACTGCCGGTGAGATCAATCCGGTGGCGTTCAGTTACGGATACGATCGGCTGCGCTTTATCAAACCAGTTTTCATTGGCGACACGATTCATTCGCGGGTGACGATTCGTGAGAAGCGCGAACACAAGAAGCCGGAGTTTGGGATCGTGGTTGAAGCTCTAGAGGTGCTGAACCAGCGGGGGGAGACAGTTCTTGCCTGTGAGCATCTCCTGATGGTGGAGCGAGCCAGCCGCGCTGAAAAACCGGCCTGA